The following DNA comes from Thermoleophilia bacterium.
GCTCACGACCGATCTTCCCCGCCAGCATGAGCTCGGCCTCGGCCAGGCCGAGGTTCGCCGGGATCACGCCTTCGTGGATCGCGTCGACCGCTTTCTCCTGTCCGGCCAGGACCTCGCCCAGGGTGGGGTAGGAGTCGGCCGGCACGCCGAAGTATTCGGAGAGGTTGCCTTGCGGGTCGGCGTCGATGGCGAGAACCTTCAGCCCGGAGCGGGTGAGGCCTTCGGCCAGCGAGCGCGTCACCGTGGTCTTGCCGGTGCCGCCCTTCTGGGAGAGGATCGCGATCGTGATTGCCACCGGCTTAGCTTAGTTCCCTGAGGGGGCGGGCGGTGCCCGGGAACGACCTGAGCGCGCCTGGACTTCGTCGACGCTCGCTCGGCTTGCTCATTGACAGAAGTCAAATCGCTTCACCGGCTCGCTTACTCCTCGCCAGCCACGCTCAGGACGTCCCCGTGCACCACCCGCTTGCGTAGAATCAGTTTTCAGATGGGACCCGTCTACGCCGAGATCGATATCGATGCCCCCCGGGAGATGATCTTCGACTACCTGATGGACGTGGCCACGCGGCCGGCTCTCTACGGCAATTCAGTCTCTGACTTCCGGCTGCTGAGGCTCGAATCACGCGGGATCGGGGCCGGCGCCAGGTTCCAGTTCAAGCGCCACAAGGCCTGGGCGGATTCCTCGATCACCGCCGCCGAGTCGCCGAACCGTATTTCCGAGCGCGGGGCCACCGGCAACCTCAACCGCACCAAGACCGGCACCGAGTGGGAAATCGCCGAATCGTCGGCGGGTGTGAGCACCCTGAGACTCAGTTACTGGACCGAGCCCACCGGCTGGGCCAAGCTCTTCGACCGCCTCACCGGCGGGTCACGCTGGTACGGCCGCATGCTCAAGCGCGCGGCCGCGGAGTTGCGGAGCCGGATTGAAGCGGAGCGCACCGCGACCTCCGAGGTCGGCGTCGCCGGTGGCAATCGCTACGTGACCGGCGTTCGCTAGCGCGTTCCGGACGACGGACCAATAAACTCCGGCGCCGATGGAGA
Coding sequences within:
- a CDS encoding SRPBCC family protein, which gives rise to MGPVYAEIDIDAPREMIFDYLMDVATRPALYGNSVSDFRLLRLESRGIGAGARFQFKRHKAWADSSITAAESPNRISERGATGNLNRTKTGTEWEIAESSAGVSTLRLSYWTEPTGWAKLFDRLTGGSRWYGRMLKRAAAELRSRIEAERTATSEVGVAGGNRYVTGVR